A stretch of Ipomoea triloba cultivar NCNSP0323 chromosome 11, ASM357664v1 DNA encodes these proteins:
- the LOC115997631 gene encoding phospholipase A(1) DAD1, chloroplastic-like has translation MKFSMKPVRPCTIKPPTLPLHNTTRLPLNSTTVILGVSKWVETRQLTHIHPAVGQIRAVKNLVREKAGLTGLDRGLSLRQRWMDYQGIKNWEGLLDPLDDTLREEIIRYGKFVEAAYRSYEFDPAAAGYSHCRHSKAKLLTRAGFPATGYRVSKNLSATSGIQLPRWAEKTPEWMSVQSSWIGFVAVCQDKREIERLGRRDVVIAFRGTATCLEWLENLRATLTPLPAAAACGGGGVGDFFSPNECGPMVESGFLSLYTSKVGSSQSLQTSIRDEISRILKLYGDEPLSFTISGHSLGAALAILTAYDIKQTFQNLPHVTVMSFGGPRVGNPSFRSHLERQGTKVLRIVNSDDPITKVPGFVIDADADTDNNVRMNDNMANISGWFQKQWVYADVGCELRLSSRDSPYHSGINIAACHDLRTYLDLVSGFVSSNCPIRATARKIISCGG, from the coding sequence atGAAGTTTTCCATGAAACCTGTACGGCCATGCACCATAAAACCACCCACCCTCCCACTACACAACACAACTCGACTGCCACTAAATTCTACAACAGTAATTCTAGGAGTGTCAAAGTGGGTCGAAACCCGGCAGTTAACCCACATCCATCCTGCGGTGGGGCAAATTAGGGCAGTAAAAAATTTGGTCCGCGAAAAAGCGGGCCTAACGGGGCTGGACCGAGGCCTGAGCTTGAGGCAGCGGTGGATGGATTATCAGGGGATCAAGAACTGGGAAGGGCTGCTTGATCCTCTTGATGATACTTTGAGGGAAGAGATTATAAGGTATGGGAAATTTGTAGAGGCGGCGTATAGGTCCTACGAGTTTGATCCGGCGGCGGCGGGGTATTCCCATTGCCGCCACTCCAAGGCGAAGCTTCTAACCCGGGCCGGGTTCCCGGCGACCGGGTACCGGGTTTCCAAGAATCTGAGCGCCACGAGCGGGATTCAACTGCCGCGCTGGGCGGAAAAGACGCCGGAATGGATGTCGGTGCAGTCGAGCTGGATCGGCTTCGTGGCGGTTTGTCAAGATAAGCGGGAAATCGAGCGGCTCGGTCGGCGTGACGTGGTAATTGCGTTTCGCGGCACCGCCACTTGCTTGGAATGGCTGGAGAATCTACGCGCCACCCTCACTCCCctccccgccgccgccgcctgtggcggcggcggcgtcgGCGATTTTTTTTCTCCGAATGAGTGCGGGCCGATGGTGGAGAGTGGGTTTCTTAGTCTATACACGTCAAAAGTGGGATCTTCTCAGAGTTTACAAACCTCCATTAGAGACGAAATTTCAAGAATCCTCAAACTTTACGGCGACGAGCCTTTAAGCTTCACAATCTCCGGGCATTCCCTAGGCGCCGCGCTCGCTATCCTAACAGCGTACGACATCAAACAAACATTCCAAAATCTCCCCCACGTAACCGTCATGTCCTTCGGCGGGCCCCGCGTCGGAAACCCGAGTTTCCGGTCCCATTTAGAGAGACAAGGAACCAAAGTCCTGAGAATCGTAAACTCCGACGACCCCATAACCAAAGTCCCCGGTTTCGTCATCGACGCCGACGCCGACACCGACAACAACGTAAGAATGAACGACAACATGGCGAACATTTCCGGGTGGTTTCAGAAGCAATGGGTTTACGCCGACGTGGGCTGCGAGCTCCGGCTAAGCAGCCGCGACTCGCCGTACCATAGTGGCATTAATATTGCCGCGTGTCATGATCTCCGGACTTATCTCGATCTCGTTAGCGGCTTCGTCAGCTCCAACTGTCCGATCAGAGCCACCGCCCGGAAAATTATTAGTTGCGGTGGCTAA